The Megasphaera stantonii genome includes a window with the following:
- the glgD gene encoding glucose-1-phosphate adenylyltransferase subunit GlgD: MNSNMIAIINLRNESPLRELNEKRPLATIPVGGKFRLIDFTLSNLVNAGVSQVGLLLSAQSRSVLDHIRSGKEWGLARKGDGLFYLPEEVEDVVHPTEGDVPAYYKNLMFVERGNKPYILLTGCDMVQNIDYDEVLHFHRRHNADVTLIYQKQKYEFNRSGYALNIGENDRVLDIESRETLAAGENLYQRGVLIDSKVFESCIRKAYTQGYNYLITDVLKRNVDRLRIFGYNYQGYAKRIDTIDSYFQVNMDLLDAKTWHDLFLKDKQHHIYTKIKDEAPAKYMEESHVSNSLVANGCIIEGRVENSILFRKVKVGKNAVIRNSIIMQHTVIGDDAQLDYVVCDKNAVVQPEAILSGTKDKPLCIGKCTVI, translated from the coding sequence ATGAACAGCAACATGATTGCAATAATTAACCTTAGAAACGAAAGCCCGCTCCGCGAGCTCAATGAAAAACGGCCCTTGGCGACCATTCCCGTAGGCGGCAAATTCCGCCTCATCGACTTTACGCTGTCCAATCTGGTCAACGCCGGCGTATCGCAGGTCGGACTCTTGTTGTCGGCCCAGTCGCGCTCCGTATTGGACCACATCCGCTCCGGTAAGGAATGGGGCCTGGCACGCAAAGGCGACGGCCTGTTCTATCTGCCGGAAGAAGTAGAAGATGTCGTTCATCCTACAGAAGGCGACGTACCGGCTTACTATAAAAACCTCATGTTCGTCGAACGGGGCAATAAGCCGTACATCTTGCTGACAGGCTGCGACATGGTGCAGAACATCGACTACGACGAAGTGCTCCATTTCCACCGCCGTCACAACGCCGACGTCACCCTCATTTACCAGAAGCAGAAATACGAATTTAACCGCAGCGGCTACGCCCTGAATATCGGCGAAAACGACCGCGTCCTGGACATTGAATCGCGGGAAACGCTGGCAGCCGGCGAAAACCTGTATCAGCGGGGCGTCCTCATCGACAGCAAGGTCTTTGAAAGCTGCATCCGCAAGGCCTATACGCAGGGGTACAACTACCTGATTACGGACGTGCTGAAGCGCAATGTAGACCGCTTGCGCATTTTCGGTTATAATTATCAAGGATATGCGAAGCGGATCGATACCATCGATTCGTACTTCCAGGTCAACATGGATCTGCTCGACGCCAAGACGTGGCACGACTTGTTCCTCAAGGACAAGCAGCACCACATCTACACGAAGATCAAAGACGAAGCGCCGGCTAAGTACATGGAAGAATCGCATGTCAGCAATTCTCTCGTAGCAAACGGCTGCATTATCGAAGGCCGCGTCGAAAATTCCATCTTGTTCCGCAAGGTCAAGGTCGGCAAGAACGCCGTCATCCGCAACAGCATCATCATGCAGCATACGGTCATCGGCGACGATGCCCAGCTCGACTACGTCGTATGCGACAAGAACGCCGTAGTGCAGCCTGAGGCCATTTTGTCCGGCACCAAGGACAAACCGCTGTGCATCGGAAAATGCACTGTAATTTAA
- a CDS encoding glycogen/starch/alpha-glucan phosphorylase produces MKKWQDKEEFKKIFTEKAHVLWEKELRDLTLNEVYQTIAYMIRDLVSEDWIRTNEVYAEQKAKQVYYFSIEFLLGRLLQSNLIGIGLEDICRQGLEDLGWKLEDVVPQERDPGLGNGGLGRLAACFIDSLAALQLPGHGCSIRYQYGLFNQRIVDGQQVELPDNWLVNGYPWEVKRVDKAVNVRFGGNAYMRPTEDGELECVHENYSSVRAVPYDVPVIGYHNDTVNTLRLWRAEYSREDLYRELTLGDRHRAFRYKNNVQLISRFLYPEDSTEDGRRLRLMQEYFMVSAGLQSIVRHYKRKYKESMYKFDQYIAIHINDTHPALVVPELMRILLDEEGMAWEDAWDITCRTVAYTNHTILPEAMEKWSIPMFQSLLPRIYLIVEEINNRWLKEVRRLYPGDENKARSVAILWDGQVHMAHLSVLGSHSVNGVAEIHSQILKDSTLHQFYTIFPNRFSNKTNGVTHRRWLIEANPQLSDLIDEAIGDEWRLEPSKLIRLKTVSSDSAFLDKLAKVKKARKEILADYIKKEYDTNIAVDSIFDIQIKRIHLYKRQLLNILGILHLYYTLKANPDLRVRPHTFLFGGKAASGYGEAKQTIKLINVVANMINRDKQVNKQLKVLFLENYNVSLGQLLFPAADVSEQISTAGKEASGTGNMKFMMNGAITLGTMDGANVEICREVGMEHCVIFGLRAEEVMNYYMHGGYSSWNMYSSDPRIRQLMNSLVDGSINGEHFGMLYESLLDRNDEFFVLKDFAAYCEAHTEISRRYANQKQWFHSSAINIAHSGYFSSDRTIQQYASDIWRIKPVKV; encoded by the coding sequence ATGAAAAAATGGCAGGATAAGGAAGAATTCAAGAAGATATTTACTGAAAAGGCGCATGTCTTGTGGGAAAAAGAACTCAGAGATCTGACGCTCAACGAAGTATACCAGACGATTGCCTACATGATACGCGACTTGGTCAGTGAAGATTGGATTCGTACGAACGAAGTGTACGCCGAGCAAAAGGCGAAACAGGTCTATTATTTCTCGATTGAATTTTTGCTGGGACGCTTGCTCCAGTCCAACCTCATCGGCATCGGCTTGGAAGATATTTGCCGGCAGGGCTTGGAAGATCTGGGCTGGAAGCTGGAAGACGTCGTTCCGCAGGAACGGGACCCGGGCTTGGGCAACGGCGGCTTAGGCCGTCTGGCAGCCTGCTTCATCGACTCCCTGGCGGCGCTGCAGCTGCCGGGACACGGATGCAGCATCCGCTACCAGTACGGGCTGTTCAACCAGCGCATCGTCGACGGCCAGCAGGTAGAGCTTCCTGACAACTGGCTGGTCAACGGCTATCCCTGGGAAGTCAAGCGAGTAGATAAGGCCGTAAACGTCCGCTTCGGCGGCAACGCCTACATGCGGCCGACGGAAGACGGAGAGCTCGAATGCGTTCACGAAAATTATTCGTCTGTCCGCGCCGTCCCGTACGACGTTCCTGTCATTGGCTATCATAACGACACCGTCAATACGCTGCGCCTGTGGCGGGCCGAATACTCCCGGGAAGACTTGTACCGCGAGCTGACCCTCGGCGACCGCCACCGGGCGTTCCGCTACAAGAACAACGTACAGCTCATTTCCCGCTTCCTCTATCCGGAAGACAGCACGGAAGATGGCCGCCGCCTGCGCCTGATGCAGGAATACTTCATGGTTTCGGCAGGCCTGCAGAGCATCGTACGTCACTATAAGAGAAAATACAAGGAAAGCATGTACAAGTTCGACCAGTACATCGCCATCCACATCAACGACACCCATCCGGCTCTGGTCGTGCCGGAACTGATGCGCATCCTCCTCGACGAGGAAGGCATGGCCTGGGAAGACGCATGGGATATTACGTGCCGTACCGTGGCCTATACGAACCACACGATTTTGCCGGAAGCCATGGAAAAATGGTCTATCCCCATGTTCCAGTCGCTCCTGCCGCGCATTTATCTCATCGTCGAAGAAATCAACAACCGCTGGCTCAAGGAAGTGCGCCGCCTCTATCCGGGCGACGAAAACAAAGCCCGCAGCGTAGCCATCCTTTGGGACGGTCAGGTTCACATGGCTCATTTGTCCGTACTGGGCAGCCACAGCGTCAACGGCGTTGCGGAAATCCACTCGCAGATCCTGAAGGATTCGACGCTCCATCAGTTCTACACGATTTTCCCGAACCGTTTCTCCAACAAGACCAACGGCGTTACGCACCGCCGCTGGCTTATCGAAGCCAATCCGCAGCTGTCGGACCTCATCGACGAAGCGATCGGCGACGAATGGCGTCTTGAACCGTCCAAGCTCATCCGCTTGAAGACCGTTTCCAGCGACAGCGCCTTCCTGGATAAGCTGGCGAAGGTGAAGAAAGCCCGCAAGGAAATTCTGGCTGACTATATCAAGAAGGAATACGATACGAATATCGCCGTCGATTCGATTTTCGACATTCAGATCAAGCGCATTCATCTATACAAACGGCAGCTGTTGAATATCCTCGGCATCCTTCACCTGTACTATACGCTGAAAGCAAATCCGGACCTGCGCGTCCGCCCGCACACGTTCCTGTTCGGCGGCAAGGCTGCGTCGGGCTACGGCGAAGCTAAGCAGACGATCAAGCTTATCAACGTCGTGGCCAACATGATAAACCGCGACAAGCAGGTGAACAAGCAGCTGAAGGTACTGTTCCTGGAGAACTACAACGTATCCTTGGGACAGCTCCTGTTCCCGGCGGCCGACGTGAGCGAGCAGATTTCCACGGCCGGCAAGGAAGCGTCCGGCACGGGCAATATGAAATTCATGATGAACGGGGCCATTACGCTGGGTACGATGGACGGGGCCAACGTAGAAATCTGCCGCGAAGTCGGCATGGAACACTGCGTCATCTTCGGCCTGCGGGCGGAAGAAGTCATGAATTACTACATGCACGGCGGCTATTCGTCGTGGAACATGTACAGCTCGGACCCGCGTATCCGCCAGCTCATGAACTCGCTTGTAGACGGCTCCATCAACGGCGAACATTTCGGCATGCTGTACGAATCGCTGCTGGACCGCAACGACGAATTCTTTGTCCTCAAGGATTTCGCCGCCTACTGCGAGGCCCATACGGAAATATCCCGCCGCTACGCAAATCAAAAGCAGTGGTTCCATTCCAGCGCCATCAACATCGCCCATTCGGGCTACTTCTCCAGCGACAGGACGATTCAGCAGTATGCATCTGACATTTGGCGTATTAAACCCGTCAAGGTATAA
- a CDS encoding glucose-1-phosphate adenylyltransferase — MRKSNCLAMILAGGRGSRLGVLTKDQAKPGLLFGGKYRIIDFPLSNCRNSGINTVGILTQYQPLELNWYVGNGSSWDLDSDRGGAYILPPYESDGGSNWYRGTADAIYQNLNFVEMVGDDYVLILSGDHIYSMDYAKMLAFHKKHQAKVTIATIRVPWDEASRFGIMVADETMRINKFQEKPAKPESNLASMGIYIFDRDVLESYLKADAKDEKSEHDFGKNVIPAMLKDKLPLYAYPFEGYWKDVGTIDSLWQANMDLIADEPPLDLNNPAWRIYSASQSMPPHFVGPEGSAKSSIVAEGSAILGNVINSIIFYDVTIEKGAKVSNSVILPGTVIKKGAVVDKAIIGERCVIHDGAVVQNEDGSIAVLGRNEEKLAAKKGEA; from the coding sequence ATGAGAAAATCCAATTGTCTGGCAATGATTCTGGCGGGCGGGCGAGGGAGCCGTCTGGGCGTCCTGACGAAGGACCAGGCCAAGCCCGGCCTCTTGTTCGGCGGCAAATACCGCATTATCGACTTTCCGCTCAGTAACTGCCGCAACTCTGGTATCAACACTGTCGGCATCCTGACCCAGTACCAGCCGCTGGAGCTGAACTGGTATGTCGGCAACGGCAGCTCGTGGGACTTGGACTCCGACCGGGGCGGCGCGTATATCCTGCCGCCGTATGAAAGCGATGGCGGTTCCAACTGGTACCGTGGCACGGCCGACGCTATTTATCAGAACTTGAATTTCGTCGAAATGGTCGGAGACGACTACGTCCTCATCTTGTCGGGCGACCATATCTATTCTATGGACTACGCTAAAATGCTGGCCTTCCACAAAAAGCATCAGGCGAAAGTCACCATTGCGACCATCCGCGTTCCCTGGGACGAAGCCAGCCGCTTCGGCATCATGGTCGCCGATGAAACGATGCGCATTAATAAATTCCAGGAAAAACCGGCTAAGCCCGAAAGCAACCTGGCTTCCATGGGCATTTATATCTTCGACCGCGACGTATTGGAAAGCTATTTGAAAGCCGACGCAAAGGACGAAAAATCGGAACATGACTTCGGCAAAAACGTCATTCCCGCTATGCTGAAGGACAAGCTGCCCCTGTACGCCTATCCCTTTGAAGGCTACTGGAAGGACGTCGGAACGATCGACAGCCTGTGGCAGGCTAATATGGACCTCATCGCTGACGAACCGCCCCTCGACCTGAACAATCCGGCATGGCGCATTTATTCTGCCAGCCAGAGCATGCCGCCTCATTTCGTAGGTCCCGAAGGCAGCGCCAAGAGCTCTATCGTCGCCGAAGGCTCGGCTATCCTGGGCAACGTCATCAACTCGATCATCTTCTATGACGTGACGATTGAAAAGGGCGCGAAGGTAAGCAATTCCGTCATCCTGCCGGGCACGGTCATCAAGAAAGGCGCCGTCGTCGACAAGGCGATTATCGGCGAACGCTGCGTCATCCATGACGGCGCCGTCGTACAGAACGAAGACGGCTCTATCGCCGTATTGGGCAGAAACGAAGAAAAGCTGGCAGCTAAAAAAGGGGAGGCATAA
- a CDS encoding DUF4911 domain-containing protein has protein sequence MLEPEWVYFRIPPQEMTYLTRILEGCEYLGVVTAIDGKAGVGFVRTTADTVAETQDVLQSLPFPVTLLSYEEACRWQMGKG, from the coding sequence ATGCTTGAGCCGGAATGGGTATACTTCCGCATCCCGCCGCAGGAAATGACATATCTCACGCGGATTCTCGAGGGCTGCGAGTACCTGGGCGTCGTCACGGCCATAGACGGAAAAGCCGGCGTCGGCTTCGTCCGGACGACGGCTGATACGGTAGCGGAGACGCAGGACGTTCTGCAGTCCTTGCCCTTTCCTGTCACCTTACTTTCGTATGAAGAAGCCTGCCGTTGGCAAATGGGAAAAGGATAA
- a CDS encoding peptidase U32 family protein translates to MELLAPAGNMDKLKMALLYGADAVYLGGKSFGLRAFSDNFSLEEMEDAVRYAHGLGKKVHVTVNIFPHNADLNGLPEYLTSLRDIHVDAVLIADPGIFSLARQIVPDLPVHISTQANVTNWASAKFWHDAGAKRVVMAREVSLKDVKAIHDKVPVELEGFVHGAMCISYSGRCLLSNYFTENRDSNRGQCVQCCRFKYNVVEEKRPGQYFPVMEDERGTYIFNSKDLCLLPYLPDLYDAGLCSLKIEGRMKSVHYVATVVKVYRQAIDAYERDPEHFRVLPEWVEELEKISHRPYTRGFSVSRPTEADQVYSHSSNTQTHEFIGLVRSYDAERKLALIEQRNHFKVGQTVEFLQPKGRLVRCAVRRILDEDGQDLDAARHAQQVVAVPVDEPLEAYSMMRREMKNHA, encoded by the coding sequence ATGGAGTTGCTGGCTCCGGCCGGCAATATGGATAAATTGAAAATGGCCCTGTTGTACGGGGCTGACGCCGTGTATTTAGGCGGCAAGTCCTTTGGACTGCGGGCGTTTAGCGACAATTTTTCCCTAGAGGAAATGGAGGACGCTGTCCGCTACGCCCATGGGCTGGGGAAGAAGGTTCATGTGACCGTTAATATCTTTCCCCACAACGCCGACTTAAACGGTTTGCCCGAATACCTGACCAGCCTGCGGGATATTCATGTCGACGCCGTGCTCATCGCCGACCCCGGTATTTTTAGCCTGGCCCGGCAAATCGTACCCGACTTGCCCGTTCATATTTCGACGCAGGCCAACGTGACCAACTGGGCGTCGGCGAAGTTTTGGCATGATGCCGGCGCAAAGCGCGTCGTCATGGCCCGCGAGGTCAGCTTAAAGGACGTAAAGGCCATTCACGATAAGGTGCCCGTCGAGCTGGAAGGCTTCGTGCACGGTGCGATGTGCATTTCCTATTCGGGGCGCTGCCTGCTGAGCAATTACTTTACGGAAAACCGCGATTCCAACCGAGGCCAGTGCGTCCAGTGCTGCCGGTTTAAGTACAACGTCGTCGAAGAAAAGCGGCCGGGCCAGTATTTCCCGGTCATGGAAGACGAACGGGGCACGTATATCTTCAATTCCAAGGACCTGTGCCTTCTGCCGTATCTGCCCGACTTGTACGACGCCGGCTTGTGCAGCCTGAAAATCGAGGGGCGCATGAAGAGCGTTCACTACGTCGCGACGGTCGTCAAGGTATACCGTCAGGCCATCGACGCCTATGAACGGGACCCGGAACATTTCCGCGTCCTGCCTGAATGGGTAGAAGAATTGGAAAAAATTTCTCACCGCCCCTATACGCGGGGCTTTTCCGTGTCCCGTCCGACGGAAGCCGATCAGGTGTACAGCCATTCGAGCAATACGCAGACTCATGAATTCATCGGCCTCGTCCGCTCTTATGATGCGGAACGGAAGCTGGCCTTGATCGAGCAGCGCAACCACTTCAAGGTCGGGCAGACCGTCGAATTTCTCCAGCCCAAGGGGCGTCTGGTACGCTGTGCCGTCCGCCGCATTCTCGATGAAGACGGACAGGACCTCGACGCGGCCCGCCATGCCCAGCAGGTCGTCGCCGTACCTGTAGACGAGCCGTTGGAGGCCTATTCTATGATGCGCCGGGAGATGAAGAACCATGCTTGA
- a CDS encoding O-methyltransferase, with product MTELWDEMKAYAKIHQVPILRDAELPLFRGLVTAARPSSVLEIGAAIAYSTLQIASCLAAESRITTIEIDAERIAAARDFIGRSPYGPMIRLLEGDGTALLDGLDETWDFVFLDGPKGQYSRQLAKIMPKLRPGAVVVADNISYHDMFYIEGTVPHKHRTAVGRLHEFLDMIYDDDRFESVFFENGDGMTVSRWKG from the coding sequence CTATGCCAAGATCCATCAGGTTCCGATTCTGCGCGACGCTGAGCTGCCCTTATTCCGCGGCCTGGTGACGGCGGCTCGTCCGTCGTCGGTCTTGGAAATCGGAGCGGCTATCGCTTACTCGACCTTGCAGATTGCCTCGTGCCTGGCGGCGGAAAGCCGCATTACGACGATTGAAATCGACGCAGAACGGATTGCCGCGGCCCGGGATTTTATCGGCCGCTCGCCTTACGGGCCTATGATACGCCTTCTCGAAGGAGACGGCACGGCCCTCCTCGACGGGCTGGACGAGACGTGGGATTTCGTCTTCCTCGACGGCCCGAAGGGCCAGTATTCGCGGCAGCTGGCCAAAATCATGCCTAAGCTGCGGCCCGGCGCCGTCGTCGTAGCCGACAATATAAGCTACCATGATATGTTTTATATCGAAGGGACGGTGCCCCATAAGCACCGCACGGCCGTAGGCCGCCTGCACGAATTTTTGGACATGATCTATGACGATGACCGTTTTGAATCGGTATTTTTTGAAAATGGAGACGGCATGACCGTTTCCCGATGGAAAGGATAG